TCATACTAGTTCCAGAGATCGCCTCTAATATTCGATTACAGTAATACACAAAACCAATCGGCGTAATGGCCTTCAAGTTCGTCGCATTTGCAACGTTGAtcgctgctgccagcgcaGGACTACTTCCGGTAGCTCAACATGGAGCCATCGCGACATCACTCTCTACCATCCAGCACCATGTGGCTCCAGCTGTCCACCATGTGGCGCCAGCTGTTCACCATGTAGGAGCTATCCATGCTCAACCCGCTGTGTATCATCACACTCCTGCTATTGTGAAGACCATCGCGCAACCTACGATCATCAAGTCAGTGGAGCATCACGCGCCTGCCAACTACGAGTTCTCTTACTCCGTCCACGATGGTCACACCGGAGACATCAAGAGCCAGCACGAAACTCGCCACGGAGATGAGGTGCATGGCCAGTACTCCTTGTTGGACTCCGATGGTCATCATCGTATCGTCGACTATCATGCTGACCACCACTCAGGATTCAACGCAGTCGTCCGTTGTGAACCTTCCGGTGTGAAGATCGCCCAGCCAGTCCACAAAGTGATCGCTCAGCCAGTGCACGTGTCGAGCTATGCTCATGCTCCAGTCGCTCATTCTAccatccagcatcatcatgctgccccaATCGCACACATTGCTGCGCCGATTGCACATCATGCTGCCCCGATCGCCCATTATGCTGCGCCAGTTGTGCATCATGCTGCCCCGATCGCACACATTGCTGCGCCGATTGCTCATCATGCCGCTCCGATCGCtcactcctcctccagcaTTGTTCATGGAGCCAGCCACctcagccatcatcattactAAAAGTCCCTAGGAATGTATGAATGTAGAATAATGAGTTGATTAGTGTGAAGAATCAAGAATCAATACATGCAAGTCTCATAAAAATATcatcgatgtttgtttttttcagaTTTATTAAACTAATGAGAAAATATCCGAAATGATATAGCCTCTTAGTAGAACGAGATTGATAAGGTGATCGCCATTTTAGAATCAAATAATTCTGAGCTCATTGGGATTCAGTATCTATAGAACATTTCCAGTTGTATCACATCCACCATAAACTAATGAATCTAT
The sequence above is a segment of the Anopheles darlingi chromosome 2, idAnoDarlMG_H_01, whole genome shotgun sequence genome. Coding sequences within it:
- the LOC125959336 gene encoding histidine-rich protein PFHRP-II-like: MAFKFVAFATLIAAASAGLLPVAQHGAIATSHSTIQHHVAPAVHHVAPAVHHVGAIHAQPAVYHHTPAIVKTIAQPTIIKSVEHHAPANYEFSYSVHDGHTGDIKSQHETRHGDEVHGQYSLLDSDGHHRIVDYHADHHSGFNAVVRREPSGVKIAQPVHKVIAQPVHVSSYAHAPVAHSTIQHHHAAPIAHIAAPIAHHAAPIAHYAAPVVHHAAPIAHIAAPIAHHAAPIAHSSSSIKPIGVMAFKFVAFATLIAAASAGLLPVAQHGAIATSLSTIQHHVAPAVHHVAPAVHHVGAIHAQPAVYHHTPAIVKTIAQPTIIKSVEHHAPANYEFSYSVHDGHTGDIKSQHETRHGDEVHGQYSLLDSDGHHRIVDYHADHHSGFNAVVRCEPSGVKIAQPVHKVIAQPVHVSSYAHAPVAHSTIQHHHAAPIAHIAAPIAHHAAPIAHYAAPVVHHAAPIAHIAAPIAHHAAPIAHSSSSIVHGASHLSHHHY